One stretch of Alphaproteobacteria bacterium DNA includes these proteins:
- a CDS encoding 1-deoxy-D-xylulose-5-phosphate synthase: MASGRLLDQIKFPSDFRDFTPDQLRQLAGEVRQEMIGAVAETGGHLGAGLGVVELTVALHHVFNTPDDRLIWDVGHQSYPHKILTGRREQMHTLRQAGGISGFTKRDESIYDPFGAGHSSTSISAALGMAVGSQMQGRERCAIAVIGDGSMSAGQAFEALNNAGPQKTRLIVILNDNDMSIAKPVGGLSAYLSKLWSSKSYQHFRHFAKDVAEIFPRPIELAARKVEEYAKGLVAGGTLFEELGFYYVGPIDGHNFDHLLPVLRNVRDFEEPAPVLVHVVTQKGRGYAPAEEAHDKYHGVSKFNVKTGEQSKPKSNAPSLTGVFGQALTDEARRDETICAITAAMPSGTGLDIFGRAHPDRLFDVGIAEQHAVTFAAGLACEGLKPFCAIYSTFLQRGYDQVMHDVVLQHLPVRFVLDRAGLVGADGATHHGSYDLSYLGCLPGVVIMAPADEAELAHMVATQVAIDDKPSFLRYPRGDGSGVEMPARGMALPIGKGRVLRQGSRVAILSLGTRLGDALKAADQLAAQGISTTVADARFAKPIDEELIADLARNHELLITVEENAVGGFAAQVMHFLVNQGLLDKGLKLRALCLPDHFIEHDSQARQLADAGIDAAGIVAAVNQALGT; the protein is encoded by the coding sequence ATGGCGTCCGGGCGTCTTCTCGATCAGATCAAGTTCCCTTCCGACTTCAGGGACTTCACGCCCGACCAGCTCAGGCAATTGGCTGGGGAAGTGCGCCAGGAAATGATCGGCGCCGTGGCGGAAACCGGCGGTCATCTGGGGGCTGGCCTAGGCGTGGTCGAACTGACCGTGGCCCTGCATCACGTCTTCAATACGCCCGATGATCGGCTGATCTGGGATGTCGGCCATCAAAGCTATCCCCACAAGATCCTGACCGGCAGGCGCGAGCAAATGCACACGCTCAGGCAGGCCGGGGGCATTTCCGGTTTCACCAAGCGCGACGAAAGCATCTACGATCCTTTTGGCGCCGGGCACAGTTCGACCTCGATTTCGGCGGCGCTGGGCATGGCGGTGGGCAGCCAGATGCAGGGGCGCGAGCGCTGCGCCATCGCCGTCATCGGCGACGGTTCGATGAGCGCTGGCCAGGCATTCGAAGCGCTGAACAATGCCGGTCCCCAGAAAACGCGCCTGATCGTGATCTTGAACGACAACGACATGTCGATCGCCAAGCCGGTGGGAGGCCTTAGCGCCTATCTCTCGAAGCTGTGGTCGTCGAAGTCCTATCAGCATTTCAGGCACTTCGCCAAGGACGTGGCGGAAATCTTCCCGCGTCCCATCGAACTGGCGGCGCGCAAGGTCGAGGAATACGCCAAGGGCTTGGTGGCGGGCGGCACTTTGTTCGAGGAATTGGGTTTCTATTACGTCGGTCCCATCGACGGTCATAATTTCGACCATCTGCTGCCCGTGCTGCGCAATGTTCGCGATTTCGAGGAACCGGCGCCGGTGCTCGTGCATGTGGTGACGCAGAAGGGGCGGGGATATGCGCCCGCCGAGGAAGCGCATGACAAATATCACGGCGTTTCGAAATTCAACGTCAAGACCGGCGAGCAAAGCAAGCCCAAGAGCAATGCGCCCAGCCTGACCGGCGTGTTCGGCCAGGCCTTGACCGACGAAGCTAGGCGCGACGAAACAATTTGCGCCATTACGGCCGCCATGCCTTCGGGCACCGGGTTGGACATTTTCGGGCGCGCCCATCCCGACCGCCTGTTCGACGTCGGCATCGCCGAGCAGCATGCGGTCACCTTCGCCGCCGGTCTGGCCTGCGAGGGTCTGAAGCCCTTCTGCGCCATCTATTCTACCTTCCTGCAGCGCGGTTACGATCAGGTCATGCACGATGTCGTGCTGCAGCATCTGCCGGTGCGCTTCGTGCTGGATCGCGCCGGGCTGGTGGGGGCCGATGGGGCCACCCATCACGGCTCCTACGATCTGTCCTATCTTGGTTGTTTGCCCGGCGTGGTGATCATGGCGCCCGCCGACGAGGCGGAGCTGGCGCATATGGTGGCCACCCAGGTCGCCATCGACGACAAGCCCAGCTTCTTGCGTTATCCCAGGGGCGATGGAAGCGGCGTGGAAATGCCCGCCCGCGGCATGGCGCTGCCCATCGGCAAGGGCCGCGTGCTGCGCCAAGGCTCTCGGGTTGCGATCCTAAGCCTGGGCACAAGATTGGGCGACGCCTTGAAGGCGGCGGATCAATTGGCGGCGCAGGGGATTTCGACGACCGTGGCCGATGCGCGTTTCGCCAAGCCGATCGACGAGGAGCTGATCGCCGATCTGGCCAGAAATCATGAATTGCTGATCACGGTGGAAGAGAACGCCGTTGGCGGCTTCGCGGCACAAGTGATGCACTTCCTGGTCAATCAAGGCCTGCTGGACAAGGGGTTGAAGCTGCGCGCCTTGTGCCTGCCCGACCATTTCATCGAGCATGACAGCCAGGCCCGCCAGTTGGCCGATGCCGGAATCGATGCTGCTGGCATCGTGGCGGCTGTCAACCAAGCCCTTGGGACATAA
- a CDS encoding polyprenyl synthetase family protein, whose amino-acid sequence MNRLEKALEEAQATLVLEVERLLPESNAPEARVVQAMRYATLNGGKRLRPFLVLTTAALFNVARQSAARVAAAIEFVHCYSLVHDDLPAMDNDDLRRGIPTCHKAFDEATAILAGDALLTKAFEVLGGSATHPDPSVRADLVVAMAEAAGHQGMVGGQMIDMLASTSKQPMDIPAITRLQRMKTGRLIAFSCVAGPILGKAHSNQRQALEGYAHDLGLVFQITDDLLDVEASTEEMGKKTGKDADQGKATFVSLLGVERAKAQAQALGDQAIKHLDVFGDCDAAHLLGDTVRYVLTRRN is encoded by the coding sequence ATGAACCGTTTGGAAAAAGCCCTGGAAGAGGCGCAGGCCACCCTGGTCCTGGAAGTCGAGCGCCTGCTGCCGGAAAGCAATGCGCCCGAGGCCCGCGTCGTTCAGGCCATGCGCTACGCCACCTTGAACGGCGGCAAGCGTCTGCGCCCCTTTCTGGTTCTGACTACGGCGGCCCTGTTCAACGTGGCCCGTCAATCGGCGGCGCGCGTCGCGGCGGCCATCGAATTCGTGCATTGCTATTCGCTGGTTCATGACGATCTTCCCGCCATGGACAATGACGACTTGCGCCGTGGCATACCCACCTGCCACAAGGCCTTCGACGAAGCCACCGCCATTCTGGCGGGCGACGCGCTTTTGACCAAGGCCTTCGAAGTGCTGGGCGGAAGCGCCACCCATCCCGATCCCAGCGTGCGCGCCGATCTGGTGGTGGCCATGGCCGAGGCGGCGGGCCATCAGGGCATGGTGGGCGGCCAGATGATCGACATGCTGGCGTCCACCTCGAAGCAGCCGATGGACATTCCGGCCATCACCCGCCTGCAACGCATGAAGACCGGCCGTTTGATCGCTTTTTCCTGCGTGGCAGGCCCCATTCTGGGCAAGGCGCATTCCAATCAGCGCCAAGCGCTGGAGGGCTATGCGCACGATCTGGGACTGGTGTTTCAGATCACCGACGATCTTCTGGACGTCGAAGCCTCGACCGAGGAAATGGGCAAGAAGACCGGCAAGGATGCCGACCAGGGCAAGGCCACCTTTGTATCGCTGTTGGGCGTCGAGCGCGCCAAGGCCCAGGCTCAGGCGCTAGGCGATCAGGCGATCAAACATCTGGACGTCTTTGGCGATTGCGACGCGGCGCATCTGCTAGGCGACACCGTGCGCTACGTGCTGACCAGGCGGAACTAG
- a CDS encoding exodeoxyribonuclease VII small subunit, with protein MRSTGERVSDVTAAKTDIAKLSFEEALAELEQIVRGLEAGKVKLDEAVGAYERGAALKRHCESKLAEAKAKVERIVLSPDGTLAAAPLDPA; from the coding sequence TTGCGATCAACTGGGGAACGGGTTTCTGACGTGACAGCCGCCAAAACAGATATCGCCAAGCTCAGCTTCGAGGAGGCCTTGGCCGAACTCGAGCAGATCGTGCGCGGGCTGGAAGCGGGCAAGGTCAAGCTGGACGAGGCGGTGGGCGCCTATGAGCGCGGGGCCGCGCTCAAGCGTCACTGTGAATCCAAGTTGGCCGAGGCCAAGGCCAAGGTCGAGCGCATCGTGCTGTCGCCGGATGGCACGCTTGCCGCCGCTCCCCTCGATCCCGCTTGA
- a CDS encoding adenylosuccinate synthase, producing MANVAVIGAQWGDEGKGKVVDWLSERADVVVRFQGGHNAGHTLVIGGVTYKLSLLPSGIVRGKLSIIGNGLVLDPWALLEEIEKLRGQGVTVSPDLLKVAENVPLILPLHGHLDRAREEAAGGGKIGTTGRGIGPAYEDKVARRAIRLCDLADDDASLKAKIANMLSHHNALLKGLGAELIDGDALFVKLKELAPRILPYADVVWLRLDDLRKRGRRILYEGAQGMLLDIDHGTYPYVTSSNTVAGNAATGSGQGPSAVGYVLGICKAYTTRVGSGPFPSELFDDVGKTIGERGHEFGTVTGRPRRCGWFDAVLVRQACKVSGIHGLALTKLDVLDGFDELKVCTSYEIDGRRYDYLPALASLQAKAKPVYETLPGWKGSTRGARSWAELPAEAVKYIRHLEELVGVPVALFSTSPEREDTVLVQDPFAD from the coding sequence ATGGCGAATGTGGCTGTGATCGGCGCCCAGTGGGGCGACGAAGGCAAAGGCAAGGTGGTGGATTGGCTTTCGGAACGCGCCGATGTGGTGGTGCGTTTCCAGGGCGGCCACAATGCCGGACATACGCTGGTCATCGGCGGCGTCACCTATAAGCTGTCCCTGCTGCCTTCGGGCATCGTGCGCGGCAAGCTGTCGATCATCGGCAACGGGTTGGTGCTGGACCCCTGGGCGCTGCTGGAAGAAATCGAGAAGCTGCGCGGCCAGGGGGTGACCGTATCGCCCGACCTGTTGAAGGTGGCCGAGAACGTGCCCCTGATTCTGCCCCTGCACGGACATCTGGACCGCGCCCGCGAGGAAGCCGCGGGCGGCGGCAAGATCGGCACCACCGGGCGCGGCATCGGCCCTGCTTATGAAGACAAGGTGGCAAGGCGCGCCATTCGCCTGTGCGATCTGGCCGACGATGATGCGTCTTTGAAGGCCAAGATCGCCAACATGCTGTCGCATCACAACGCGCTGCTGAAGGGGTTGGGCGCCGAACTGATCGACGGCGACGCCTTGTTCGTCAAGTTGAAGGAATTGGCGCCGCGCATCCTGCCCTATGCCGACGTGGTGTGGCTGCGTCTGGACGATTTGCGCAAGCGCGGACGGCGCATTCTGTACGAAGGCGCGCAGGGCATGCTGCTGGATATCGATCACGGCACCTATCCCTATGTTACCTCGTCCAACACCGTGGCGGGCAACGCCGCCACCGGTTCGGGTCAGGGGCCGTCGGCGGTGGGCTATGTGCTGGGCATCTGCAAGGCCTACACGACGCGCGTGGGTTCGGGGCCGTTCCCCAGCGAACTGTTCGACGATGTCGGCAAGACCATCGGCGAGCGCGGCCATGAATTCGGCACCGTCACCGGCAGGCCCAGGCGTTGCGGCTGGTTCGACGCCGTGCTGGTCCGCCAGGCCTGCAAGGTCAGCGGCATTCACGGCTTGGCCCTGACCAAGCTGGACGTGCTGGACGGTTTCGACGAGTTGAAGGTCTGCACGTCGTATGAAATCGACGGGCGGCGCTATGATTACCTGCCCGCCCTGGCTTCGCTGCAGGCCAAGGCCAAGCCGGTCTACGAGACCCTGCCCGGTTGGAAGGGATCGACCCGGGGTGCTCGTTCCTGGGCCGAACTGCCCGCCGAGGCGGTCAAGTACATCCGTCATCTCGAGGAACTGGTGGGCGTGCCGGTGGCGCTGTTCTCGACCAGCCCCGAGCGCGAGGATACGGTCCTTGTCCAGGACCCCTTCGCTGACTAA
- a CDS encoding ATP phosphoribosyltransferase regulatory subunit, translating into MNDSANRALLPAGLPDILPPEAQHEASVVALLMEGFAGQGFDPVKPPLIEFEDSLFAGPGAALARSSFRLMDPASGRMLAVRPDMTPQISRIAATRMSDAPRPLRLSYAGEVLRVKASQLRPERQFVQAGIELIGSASCEADAEVVRLAHEGLESLGIEGVSVDLTLPTLVPALCQGLDLTADDLVRLRDALDHKDPARLAGLPGQALFEGLLRASGPVGKALAALEKLKLSDAALSEIGRLKAVAAAIQRDAPGMTLTVDAVESRGFEYHCGVAFTLFAKGQSFELGRGGRYAVDGEAATGVTLFMDTVLKCTPLKATRPRLYLPVGTSWESGRSWRAKGYATVAGLEAVTDAAAEARRLGCVFWLNNNEIKDIKES; encoded by the coding sequence ATGAACGATTCGGCCAACCGGGCCTTGCTGCCCGCCGGCCTGCCCGACATCCTGCCGCCCGAAGCCCAGCACGAGGCCTCGGTGGTCGCCCTATTGATGGAAGGCTTCGCGGGACAGGGCTTCGATCCGGTCAAGCCGCCCCTGATCGAATTCGAAGACAGCCTGTTTGCAGGCCCTGGGGCCGCTCTGGCCCGCTCCAGTTTTCGTCTGATGGACCCGGCCTCTGGCCGTATGCTGGCCGTGCGGCCCGACATGACCCCCCAGATATCCAGGATCGCCGCCACAAGGATGAGCGACGCGCCCCGGCCCTTGCGCCTGTCCTATGCGGGCGAGGTGTTAAGGGTCAAGGCCAGCCAGTTGCGTCCCGAACGCCAGTTCGTTCAGGCGGGGATCGAGCTTATCGGCTCGGCCAGTTGCGAGGCCGACGCCGAAGTGGTCCGCTTGGCCCATGAGGGGTTGGAAAGCCTGGGGATTGAGGGCGTGTCGGTCGATCTGACCTTGCCGACTCTGGTTCCCGCCCTGTGCCAGGGGCTTGATCTTACAGCCGACGATCTGGTCCGCCTGCGCGATGCGCTGGACCATAAGGATCCCGCAAGATTGGCCGGTTTGCCGGGGCAGGCCTTGTTCGAAGGATTGCTGCGCGCCAGCGGGCCGGTCGGCAAGGCCTTGGCGGCACTGGAGAAACTGAAGCTCTCGGACGCCGCCCTAAGCGAAATCGGACGCTTGAAGGCGGTGGCGGCGGCCATCCAGCGCGACGCGCCCGGCATGACGCTGACCGTCGATGCCGTGGAATCCAGGGGATTCGAATATCATTGCGGGGTGGCCTTTACCCTGTTCGCCAAGGGTCAAAGTTTCGAACTGGGGCGCGGCGGGCGCTATGCCGTCGATGGCGAAGCGGCGACCGGGGTCACTTTGTTCATGGATACGGTGCTGAAATGCACCCCTTTGAAAGCAACGCGTCCCCGGCTATATCTGCCGGTGGGGACCTCGTGGGAAAGCGGGCGGTCCTGGCGGGCCAAAGGCTATGCCACCGTGGCGGGTTTGGAAGCCGTGACGGATGCAGCGGCCGAAGCTAGGCGCCTGGGGTGCGTTTTCTGGCTGAACAATAACGAAATCAAGGACATCAAGGAGAGTTAG
- a CDS encoding CZB domain-containing protein, producing the protein MGFFGSKPADLPRSTSSLSIETPPSGTVDESALLEALDLLERQAFHSMPDKDSAICQKLRQVAAAYEQRALDSVKRMVVLSVESNEAVVQTAQLLRDLRDVDHQTQSIAAAAEELVSSVHQIAASAGQASQDVAAAQDQASESRHSAERAVASMDGISRAVSEAAGRVETLAEASTQIGGIVDQIEAIAKQTNLLALNATIEAARAGEAGKGFAVVASEVKNLANQTAKATDDIRKRIENLRGEMAAIVSSMEQGANAVQQGQEVIAATGQGMQTVSEQIDHISAMVRDIAGILDQQSQTSEEVANRINSIASRTEHGVQAVIGILDVMDKSETVVTESIAEAVKAEVKDITIHVAKSDHKLWLKKLAAMAAGRIKLDPEQLTNHNTCRLGKWYNGITDASIKNHPAYGAILAPHEKVHAFGISAVRKYNQGDFDGALAEIEKASQASVDVMRLLDELANRR; encoded by the coding sequence ATGGGTTTCTTCGGGTCCAAGCCAGCGGATTTGCCGCGTTCAACGTCGAGTCTTTCCATTGAAACGCCACCTTCCGGCACCGTAGATGAATCGGCGCTTCTTGAGGCGCTTGATCTATTAGAGCGCCAAGCCTTTCATTCGATGCCCGACAAGGACAGCGCCATCTGCCAGAAGCTGCGCCAAGTGGCGGCGGCCTACGAACAGCGGGCGCTGGATAGCGTGAAGCGTATGGTCGTGCTGTCGGTCGAAAGCAACGAGGCGGTGGTGCAAACCGCCCAATTGCTGCGCGATCTGCGCGATGTCGATCACCAGACGCAATCGATCGCGGCGGCGGCCGAGGAATTGGTGTCCTCGGTGCACCAAATCGCGGCCAGCGCCGGTCAGGCGTCGCAGGATGTGGCGGCGGCCCAGGACCAGGCTTCGGAAAGCCGCCATTCCGCCGAACGCGCCGTGGCGTCGATGGACGGCATTTCGCGCGCCGTCAGCGAGGCTGCCGGGCGCGTCGAGACGTTGGCCGAGGCATCGACCCAGATCGGCGGCATCGTCGATCAGATCGAAGCCATCGCCAAGCAGACCAACCTGCTAGCCTTGAACGCGACGATTGAGGCCGCCAGGGCGGGCGAGGCGGGCAAGGGATTCGCCGTCGTGGCCAGCGAAGTCAAGAATCTCGCCAACCAGACCGCCAAGGCGACCGACGACATTCGCAAGCGCATCGAAAATCTGCGCGGCGAAATGGCGGCCATCGTCAGTTCGATGGAGCAGGGCGCCAACGCCGTTCAGCAGGGCCAGGAGGTGATCGCCGCCACCGGCCAGGGCATGCAAACAGTGTCCGAGCAGATCGACCACATCTCGGCTATGGTGCGCGATATCGCAGGCATTCTCGACCAGCAAAGCCAGACGTCCGAGGAAGTGGCCAATCGCATCAATTCGATCGCAAGCAGGACCGAGCATGGCGTGCAGGCCGTCATCGGCATTCTGGACGTCATGGACAAAAGCGAAACCGTGGTGACCGAAAGCATCGCCGAGGCCGTGAAGGCCGAGGTCAAGGACATCACCATCCATGTCGCCAAATCGGATCACAAACTCTGGCTGAAGAAGCTGGCCGCCATGGCCGCCGGGCGCATCAAGCTCGATCCGGAGCAACTGACCAACCACAACACCTGCCGCTTGGGCAAATGGTACAATGGCATTACCGACGCCTCGATCAAGAACCATCCGGCTTACGGCGCCATTTTGGCCCCGCACGAAAAAGTGCATGCCTTCGGCATATCGGCGGTTCGCAAATACAACCAAGGCGATTTCGATGGGGCTTTGGCCGAGATCGAAAAGGCTTCGCAGGCCTCGGTTGACGTCATGCGCCTGCTCGACGAGTTGGCCAACCGCAGATAG
- a CDS encoding phosphoglycerate dehydrogenase, with amino-acid sequence MPKVLISDKLSPAAVQIFKDRGLEVDVKTGMTPDELKAVIGQYDGLAIRSATKVTADVLKAATNLKVVGRAGIGVDNVDVPSATAKGIVVMNTPFGNSITTAEHALSLMFALARDIPEANASTHAGKWEKSRFMGVEITGKTLGVVGCGNIGSIVADRALGLKMRVIAFDPYLSHDRARDLGVEKVELEDLFKRADIITLHTPLTESTRNIIDAKAMAKMKKGVRIINCARGGLVDEAALKAAIESGHVAGAALDVFAVEPAKDNALFGNDKIIATPHLGASTTEAQENVALQVAEQMSDYLLTGAVTNAINMPSVTAEEAPKLKPYTALAEQIGSFAGQLTEQGIKKVTIAYEGDVAKLNTRPLTQLVLMGLFKPQLESVNMVNAPVLAKERGIEVTEMKKDASGDYHTLIRLEVTSDDRVRSLSGTLFGGTKPRIVEIKGIAIEAEVGPNMLYVTNQDKPGFIGRLGAVLGEAGVNIATFHLGRNEAGGDAIALIQVDQPVTPEVVEKVRAIPLVVQAKALAF; translated from the coding sequence ATGCCCAAGGTTCTGATTTCAGACAAGCTGTCGCCTGCCGCTGTCCAGATTTTCAAGGACCGCGGGCTTGAGGTGGATGTGAAGACCGGCATGACGCCGGACGAATTGAAGGCCGTCATCGGCCAGTATGACGGGCTGGCCATTCGTTCGGCCACCAAAGTCACCGCCGACGTGTTGAAGGCGGCGACCAATCTGAAAGTGGTGGGGCGGGCGGGCATCGGCGTGGACAACGTCGATGTGCCCTCGGCCACCGCCAAGGGCATCGTGGTGATGAATACGCCTTTCGGCAATTCCATCACCACCGCCGAACATGCTTTGTCCTTGATGTTCGCTTTGGCCCGTGACATTCCGGAAGCCAACGCATCGACCCATGCGGGCAAGTGGGAAAAAAGCCGCTTCATGGGCGTGGAAATCACAGGCAAAACCTTGGGCGTGGTGGGTTGCGGCAATATCGGTTCCATCGTCGCCGACCGCGCCTTGGGCCTTAAGATGCGCGTCATCGCCTTCGATCCTTATCTATCGCATGACCGCGCCCGCGATCTGGGGGTCGAGAAGGTCGAGCTTGAAGACCTGTTCAAGCGGGCCGACATCATTACCCTGCATACGCCGCTGACCGAATCGACGCGCAACATCATCGATGCCAAGGCGATGGCCAAGATGAAGAAGGGCGTTCGCATCATCAATTGCGCCCGAGGCGGATTGGTCGATGAAGCGGCTCTGAAGGCGGCCATCGAGTCCGGCCATGTGGCGGGGGCGGCGCTTGATGTTTTCGCCGTCGAACCGGCAAAGGACAACGCGCTGTTCGGCAATGACAAAATTATCGCCACCCCGCATCTGGGTGCCTCCACCACCGAGGCCCAGGAAAACGTGGCGCTGCAAGTGGCCGAGCAGATGAGCGATTATCTGCTGACGGGTGCTGTCACCAACGCCATCAACATGCCCTCGGTCACGGCGGAGGAAGCGCCCAAGCTGAAGCCATACACCGCTCTGGCCGAACAGATCGGCAGCTTCGCCGGTCAGTTGACCGAGCAGGGCATCAAGAAAGTGACCATCGCCTATGAAGGCGACGTCGCCAAATTGAATACCCGCCCGCTCACCCAACTGGTGCTGATGGGCTTGTTCAAGCCGCAGTTGGAAAGTGTGAACATGGTCAACGCGCCGGTGTTGGCCAAGGAGCGCGGCATCGAAGTGACCGAAATGAAGAAGGACGCCAGCGGCGATTACCACACGCTGATCCGTCTGGAAGTGACCTCGGACGACCGCGTGCGCAGCCTGTCGGGCACGCTGTTCGGCGGCACCAAGCCGCGCATCGTCGAAATCAAGGGCATCGCCATCGAAGCCGAGGTGGGACCCAACATGCTTTACGTCACCAACCAGGACAAGCCGGGGTTCATCGGTCGTCTGGGCGCCGTGCTGGGCGAGGCGGGGGTGAATATCGCCACCTTCCATCTGGGCCGCAACGAGGCGGGCGGCGACGCCATCGCGCTGATCCAGGTCGATCAGCCTGTAACGCCGGAAGTCGTTGAAAAAGTTCGCGCCATTCCTTTGGTGGTGCAGGCGAAGGCCCTGGCTTTCTAA
- a CDS encoding phosphoserine transaminase, with amino-acid sequence MTTVAKPAQGPHNPCFSSGPCAKRPGWSADALKGACLGRSHRAKAGKAKLEEAINLSRSVLGIPDDYRIGIVPASDTGAVEMALWSLLGARPVDVLAWESFGSGWGTDITKELKLKDARVFKADYGKLPDLKQADFSHDVVFAWNGTTSGVRVPNGDWIPANREGLTICDATSAAFAMDLPWDKLDVTTWSWQKVLGGEAQHGMLVLSPRAVARLESYTPPWPMPKIFKMTKGGKLIEGIFKGETINTPSMLCVEDQIDALKWAQNLGGFKALVGRSEANLAAIEAWVAKSTWAGFLADDKATRSCTSICLVANKAAWFCNLSHDDQAAAAKKIASLLEKEGVAFDIGAYRDAPAGLRIWGGATVETSDIQALLPWLDWAFAQVEAEFASKAQ; translated from the coding sequence ATGACGACTGTCGCCAAGCCGGCCCAAGGGCCGCACAATCCTTGCTTTTCCTCTGGTCCCTGCGCCAAGCGTCCCGGCTGGTCGGCCGATGCGCTGAAGGGGGCTTGCCTGGGCCGTTCGCACCGCGCCAAGGCGGGCAAGGCCAAGCTGGAGGAAGCCATCAATCTGTCGCGCTCGGTTCTGGGCATTCCCGACGACTACCGGATCGGCATCGTTCCCGCTTCGGATACCGGCGCGGTCGAAATGGCCCTGTGGTCGCTGCTGGGCGCGCGCCCCGTCGATGTGCTGGCCTGGGAAAGTTTCGGTTCGGGCTGGGGAACAGACATCACCAAGGAATTGAAGCTGAAGGACGCTCGCGTCTTCAAGGCCGATTACGGCAAACTGCCCGATTTGAAGCAGGCAGATTTTTCGCATGACGTGGTTTTCGCCTGGAACGGCACCACGTCGGGCGTGCGCGTGCCCAACGGCGACTGGATTCCCGCCAATCGCGAAGGTCTGACCATCTGCGACGCCACCTCGGCGGCCTTCGCGATGGATCTGCCCTGGGACAAGCTGGACGTCACCACCTGGTCCTGGCAAAAGGTGCTGGGCGGCGAGGCGCAGCACGGCATGCTGGTTCTGTCTCCGCGCGCCGTGGCGCGTCTGGAAAGCTACACGCCACCCTGGCCGATGCCCAAGATTTTCAAGATGACCAAGGGCGGCAAGCTGATCGAGGGCATCTTCAAGGGCGAGACCATCAACACGCCCTCGATGCTGTGCGTGGAAGATCAGATCGATGCCTTGAAATGGGCGCAGAATCTGGGGGGCTTCAAGGCGTTGGTTGGGCGTTCCGAGGCCAATCTGGCCGCCATCGAGGCTTGGGTCGCCAAATCGACTTGGGCGGGTTTCCTGGCTGACGACAAGGCCACGCGCTCTTGCACCTCGATCTGTCTGGTCGCCAACAAGGCCGCTTGGTTTTGCAACCTCTCGCACGACGATCAGGCGGCTGCGGCCAAGAAGATCGCGTCGCTGCTGGAGAAAGAGGGCGTCGCCTTCGATATCGGCGCCTATCGCGACGCGCCTGCGGGTCTTCGCATCTGGGGTGGGGCGACGGTGGAAACCAGCGACATCCAGGCCTTGTTGCCCTGGCTTGACTGGGCCTTCGCCCAGGTCGAGGCCGAATTCGCATCCAAAGCTCAATAG
- a CDS encoding LysM peptidoglycan-binding domain-containing protein — protein MRPEAEADFKAAGITLSKTHKQAFEDLAYAKNNPSAKDAAARQDAAMKTLGDISIGEKQAKALSGREIDASIAHAEKTLGKDRFDKLDDGRKAALAGAAYQSPANVTKIGPDLVKAVDAKDWDKAAKVLEDSGKRLGDPSRYKSYGQDMRDPEAKGKIQASNGDNLWSMSKRLGVSVDELRAANPDLNKNGSIRAGDYLNLPKQEEKKTEEVKPQEQPQPPEQQQQEPQPQSTEPPQEAEPEQKQELGADGQSFLGRIGKPNARPALDIAAKEPGHWTKDEADTVIQD, from the coding sequence GTGCGGCCTGAAGCCGAAGCCGATTTCAAGGCTGCGGGGATAACGCTATCCAAAACGCACAAACAGGCCTTTGAAGACCTGGCCTACGCCAAGAACAATCCTTCGGCCAAGGATGCCGCGGCGCGACAAGATGCCGCCATGAAGACTCTTGGCGACATCTCTATCGGCGAGAAGCAAGCCAAGGCCTTGTCTGGCCGCGAAATAGACGCCAGCATCGCTCATGCGGAAAAGACATTGGGCAAGGATCGCTTCGACAAGCTGGATGATGGGCGTAAGGCTGCACTGGCAGGCGCCGCCTATCAATCGCCCGCCAACGTGACAAAAATTGGTCCCGATCTCGTCAAGGCGGTCGATGCCAAGGATTGGGACAAGGCCGCCAAGGTCCTGGAGGATTCCGGCAAGCGCCTGGGCGATCCCTCTCGCTATAAAAGTTACGGGCAGGACATGCGCGATCCCGAGGCGAAGGGAAAAATCCAGGCCAGCAATGGTGACAATCTGTGGAGCATGTCGAAGCGGCTGGGCGTTTCCGTCGATGAACTTCGCGCCGCCAATCCCGATCTGAACAAGAACGGCAGTATTCGCGCCGGAGACTATTTGAATCTGCCCAAGCAGGAAGAGAAGAAGACGGAAGAGGTAAAGCCGCAGGAACAGCCCCAACCTCCAGAGCAGCAACAGCAAGAACCACAACCCCAATCAACCGAACCGCCGCAGGAAGCGGAACCCGAGCAAAAGCAGGAACTGGGCGCTGACGGCCAATCGTTCTTGGGACGCATCGGCAAGCCCAATGCGCGCCCAGCGCTGGACATCGCGGCGAAAGAGCCAGGGCACTGGACGAAAGACGAAGCGGATACGGTGATCCAAGACTAA